The window ATTGTTGGCAACGAGAGGTCTCGGTGTACCGGTGGTGGTCAGTGAACGAAGCGATCCCAAACATCAATCGCTCGGCCGAGCCCGCGAGTTTCTTCGCCGTCAACTTTACCCCAAGGCGTACCGCGTCGTGTGCTTGAGCGATGATGTCGCGGTGACGCTGCAATCACAAACACGTTGCCATACGCTCGTCATTCCGTCCGCCATTGAGGTGCCCAAGGAATTCCGAACAAGACTCAAACCAATCACTGAAAGACAATCCGATCCCGGTCAGGCAAAATGCCATCTCGTCGCGGTTGGAAGACTCGAACGTGAAAAGGGTTTTGATCGCCTGATTCGCAGCTTAGGCGATTTACCAGACGATGCACCGGACTGGGAACTCACGATTCATGGCGAAGGCAGCCAGCGAGATCATTTGGAATCGCTCGCTAGCAAATTGAACCTCGCTTCGCGGGTCAAGTTTCCAGGTTGGACGCGTCCGATTTGGCCTGTCTACCAATCTGCGGATTGTTTTGTTCTACCCAGTCGCTATGAAGGATTCCCATCCGCCTTGCTCGAAGCCATGGCTTGCTCGACCGCTGTTTTGACCGTGGACGCTGGCGGTGCGGTTCGAGAGATCATCGACCACGGACGTAACGGTTGGCTTGTCACCAACGATGACGCTGCGTTGCGAGCCGGACTGCTTCATTGCCTGACGTCAACCGAACTGCGGGAACGTTTCGCGGCCCAAGCGGGCGAAGTGACGGACCGCTATGGTTGGCCTGCCATGGTGGATGCTTACGAAGCGTGCCTGCAAGATGCCTGCAAGCAGCAGCGTCGCGATTGATTCGTCTGACAATGCAACGGGTGTGAATCGCACCCGCGACAGCGCCATCGATCGGATCCTTTTCTACGCGGTTAAACTGCCAACAAATGCAAAAACCGGTGGTCCATTCACGCTGGTAGGCAGTGCGATCCATTGCGGCTGTGACGCACGTGAGAAAATGTTGCATTGCACCTGGCTGAAATTCGCACGCCTATCCCTCTTTGCCAAAGGGTGTGGCACAATGAGGTCGCTGATCTTCTCATTCGAAATGGAGTTATTCAGATGAGCAAACCGTCTGATGCGCTGGAACTGAAACCCATCGCTGGCGTCGTCCAGGATCCCAATGAAGTCCCTGTCGTCGTGCACAGCGACGTCAAAGGTGCGATCGAGGACATGACGTTCTTGCAAAAGTCATTGCTCTTCGCCGAGTTGGCAATGGTCGCCTACAACGATGAGCGAGAAGCCACCGTCGCCGCAGCCATGGTTGGCTTTTCCGACGTCACATTCTTTGATCACGACGGTTCTCAAGCTTACCGGTTTCGCAACGACCACGATTGCGTGATTGCGTGCCGCGGAACCGAACCGAACGAATGGAATGACATTCGTGCGGACGCCAATGCAGCATCGGTTTTGGCTGAGACGGCAGGGAAAGTCCACCGCGGTTTCAAAACCGAAGTTGACGATCTATGGCCGATGCTGGAAACCGCTTTGGTTGGCAACGAACAACCCGTGTGGTTCTGTGGACATTCGCTCGGTGGCGCGATGGCCACCATTTGTGCCGGGCGGTGTTACTTGTCTCACATTAAATCCGTGCCACGCGGGTTGTTCACCTACGGAAGCCCTCGGGTGGGTGATAAACGCTACATCAACTACGTCGAATTGCCCCATTACCGCTACGTCAACAACAACGACATTGTGACACGAGTCCCACCCGCGTGGATGGGATATCGGCACTGCGGAACCGAGGTCTACATCAATCGAAACGGACGAATCGGCCACCTTGGAATGATTCGAAAACGACGCGACCGCTGGCACGGATTTCTGCGAGGGCTCAAGCGTTTTCGGGTGGATCACTTCAGCGATCACCCGCTGCACAATTACATCGACCCCATCTTGGAAGCCGTCCGAAAAGAACAGGATGCAATGGGGCGTGGCGAAAGCGCCGTCGATGCTTCAGACTTGACGGGACAAGATCCCAAAACCGAAGCCTCCTGACGGACACTCCATGAATTCGCCCTCGCCGAATCCATCTGAAGATCGCCCCTCGAAACACTCTCAGTCGGATCGCTTTGCTCGCGAACCGGAAGTGGTCCAAATTGGTGGCGTTGAACTCAAACTCGCTCATCCGTACGAGGCCGCGGGTGATTGGATTGGCCAAAATGAATTGCTGATGCAATTGCTGGCCTGCTGGCTGACGGTGGACGAAACCGACATCCCCCTGACGCCTCGGTTGATTGGCTCGCCGGGCGTTGGCAAAACGCAACTCGCGATTGCCGCGACCAAACGTCAGGGTCTGCCGTTGTATATCTACCAATGCACCGCCGACACTCGACCGGAAGACTTGCTCATCACCCCCGTGCTCAGTCGCGGTGGTGAGATTGCCTACCACGCCTCGCCGTTGGTCAGTGCGATGATCACCGGCGGCGTCTGCATCTTGGATGAGGGCAACCGGATGAACGAAAAGTCCTGGGCCTCGCTGGCACCGCTTTTCGACACTCGCCGTTATGTGGAATCCATCGTCGCCGGAATCACCATCCCTGCGTCACCCGAATTCCGTTCGGCCGTGACGATGAACCAAGACGAGTCGACGTTTGAAATCCCCGATTACATCCTCAGTCGGCTGCAGCCAACACTGCAGGTTGGTTTTCCCAACAAGCAAGACGAGATGGCCATCCTGCAGTACCACCTGCCGTTTGCCGAACCAGAGATGCTGGCGCTGACCGTTGATTTCCTACAGCGATCCCACGAGTTGAAACTCGATTTTTCACCCCGAGACGGAATCAACCTGCTCCGATTCGCGATCAAGCGAATGAAGCAAAACCCGTCGCACCCGGTCGCTCACGATGCCGCCTGGCAGGAAGCTCTCGAGAAATGCCTGGGTGACGAAGCGGTTGATCTAGAATCACTCGCCGAGCGCCGCAAACGCACCCTCGGTGGCGACGCGGTCCCGCTAGGACTGGCGGATCTCTTTTTCGATTCCGACGATCCGTTGCATCCCGACCGCGAAGACGATGACGACGACGATCTCATCTGACCCCGCCTGATCGCCATCGCCGCGGACGGGGCCATCGTGGGTCAATTGCAAAGTGCAAATTTCTCAATGCAAATTGCAAAGTGACTTCGGTCTATCAAGTCACCTGATTTCACCGGTCCCCAATCGCCAATTTGCAATGTCCATTTTGCAATTTGCAATCCAGCCCTGCCTCGCCGCGTGCCCTCAACCCGCCCCAACCAGTTGGATCCCAAGCCCAGGTTACGAATCGACGCCGAAAGACTATCTTGTGGCGTCTTCTTGGCATCTCTTTTTTGGCTCGTTCTTTCGTCGGTACCTGGTCCTATGTCGCAAAATGCGGATTCCGTCTCGCCCATTCGCCTGGCTGTTGGTGGTGACCATGCCGGTTTCGCTCTGAAACAACTGGTTGTCGAGCGTTTTGGTTCGCAGGTCACCAGCCTGATCGACTGCGGCACCGATGACGAAACCTCCTGCGACTACCCCGATTTCGCTGTCGAAGTCGCCGAACGAATCAACAGCGGCGAAGCCGATCGTGGCTTGCTGATTTGCGGCAGCGGTGTCGGGGTCAGCGTCGCGGCCAATAAAATCACCGGCATACGCGCGGCGATTTGTCATGACACATACTCCGCACGCCAAGGCGTGGAGCACGACGACATGAATGTGCTCTGCATCGGAGGCCGAATCATCGGCAGCGAATTGGCATTCGAAATCATCTCGTCGTTTCTGAACGCCAAATACACTCCCGAAGAACGCCATCAGCGGCGACTCGACAAGATCCTGGCTCTCGAATGCGACTGAATGGTCGTTGCTGTCTGATTTTGTGTGCTCACAGAATCATTGACTCAACGACTCGACTACGCCGACCGCGGGTGAGCCTTCTCATAAACCTGCCGCAGATTCGCTGCACTGACATGGGTGTAAATCTGCGTGGTCGTCAAAGATTTGTGGCCTAGCAATTCCTGCACGCTGCGAATATCCGCGCCGCGATCGAGCAAATGAGTCGCAAAGGAATGTCGCAACGTGTGGGGACTGGTCCGCGTGTCTAGCTCCGCTTTGGCGATGTACTTTTCAAGCATTCGACCAACGCTACGAGTTGTCAGAATATTGCCAAACCGATTGACGAACACGGGTGCCGCTCGGCCAAGCTTCTCCGACTCAGGTGATCGACTGCGACGTCCAGCGTAAGCCTGGATCGCTTTGATCGCGTAGGAACCCAGCGGACTGATTCGCTCCTTGCGTCCCTTCCCACGGACTCGGGTGATCCCTTGTGAGAAATCCAAGTCACCATCACGCAGTCCCACCAACTCGCTGACCCGCAATCCCGATGAGTACATCGTTTCCAAGATCGCTCGATCTCGAAGCCCCGCTTCGCTAATCGCGGGCGGTGCCACCAAAAGACGGCCGACTTCTTCACTGGTCAGAACATGAGGAAGCTTCCGACTGCTTCGAGGGTTCCGCAGCGGCTTGGCTGGGTTGCTGCTCGCCATCCCCTCTCGCATCGCAAACTTGAAGAAGCTTCGCAGCGAGGCAAGCTTTCTCGCGATGGTCGTGCGAGCATAACCGGCCTGTTGAAGCGCTGCCTGAAATTGACGCAATTGCTGCGGGGTCAATGAGTCCAGTTGGATTCGCCCTGCCTCGGCCTGTCCGATCCATTCCGCAAATGCAAACAGGTCTTCCCGATACGCTTTGATCGTCAAATCAGACGCATTGCGTTCGGTCGCCATGTACTGCAGAAATCGGGTGATCGCCGTTCGCAAAATCGAGTCTCACTGCTGACGGATGGGTTCAAACAAAGTCATCAATGGAAAGCGAATCGAATTCGGAGCTCGCCGACACTTCGTCGTCCACCACAACCGTTTCGCGAATTTTGCGAGACAACATCGCGGCGTCATACCACGAAAAATCGAGTTCCGGATTGGCGGCAAAGCGAGCCAACTGACGCAAGGTCTCGTCACGATTCTCGTCGTCGAACAAGAAGATGAAACGTTCTTCGCCTTTGACCAAGGCTAACACGTTGACTTCCTTTTCCATCGTTTGATCGTCCTGAGTGCGAATGTCGCGGGTCCGGAGAAACTTCCGCTGGGAGTTTCCCGCGATGCTGCTCAGTATCGGCTCACGGGCCATCGCAGTATGAGGTCGCTTTGGTCACGACCACCCCGCGACTCCAACATTTCGACGATGTGCAAGTGACAACAGAAACGAATGAAATCATCGCTACGTTTGATATAACCCTGCCAAGCCATCCCACGTGCGTCATCCCCCGTCTCAACGTAGTCAGCCAAACGCTGGGTGAAGTAAGGATCATCGCCGCGATACAGTCGAGTGTGCGAAATCACCGGGTCGTGCTGAACGATCATCGCGGGCGGCGCCATCGCGGGCGGATCAGGAATCAAATCCGTCGGGTCGGGCCAGGCTGGAGGCAATGGCGCCATGCTCGCGAACGGTTCGGATCCGCAAGTTTCTTCGTAAGTCATACCAATAGCGTCAACCAAGCCGCCGTCGACGATCACATCGCCTTCCCAGCCCATGCCTTCGTCTTCCCAACCATTGCCGTTCTCCCATACGACGTCGCCATCGTCGATCGAAGGGGCCATCGTTGGGCTGATGACTTGATGCTCAGCCACTTCGGCCTGATAAGAATGATGGTCCACCAAACGAATGACGCCAGCGGAGTCGGAGGCGTTGGACGATTCGTCGTCGCCAAATGGATCCGCTTCTTTTCGGAGTGGGTTTGCATTGGCAAAGTCGGGCTCCGGTTTCACGACGTCTTCCGCCGCTTGGTCGATCGCTGTTGCCTCGGGCATTCGTTGCGGAGTTTGCGTCTTGAGCTGGCTGCGTGCCAATTCGAACTCGGCTTCCCGAACGATCCGAGCCGGAATCTTTTCTTCGGCTTCCGTTCCCCAAGGCAGACCGTACCCGGGCGGAATCACGTGAAACCCTTCGTTGGCAGCGTACCAGTGAACTGTCATTCCCATCCGAGGTGGGTAGTAAGCGTCGAAATCAGTGACCGACCCGACAACGATTGCCTCCACGTCCATCATTTGTGCCAGTCGCTGAAAATCAGCACCGACACGAGGTTCGCCGTATTGCATCGAAAAGGCTCGATACTGCGTCGAGGTGACGCCCACCGGCAACACTTCAAAGCCTGGAATTGCTTGCAATGCGGCGTAGTAAGACCGAGCGACCGCTTCGCCATCGACGTTGGGCTGATGGCTTTGGTTGTAAAACGGCAGCACCGCGACCCGCTTCATTTGCGGGAAGGGGTTGTGCAGCGTGTCTCGCTGACGCGTTTCCGGAACCAGCGTGCATCCACTCAACAGCAATACACTCAGACACACCCACACCATCGTGGTGCGAGTCCAAGCGGACGCGAGCAAGAATGTCATTAGGCGAGCCATGTGTTTCACGATCGACCCCTCGGTCATCGCGCAATGTCTCCACCCCCACACCCTTCATCGGCCCACCGCCCCCGAATCCTTTACCCCAATCGTAAGAATTTCAGCATTTCTCCTCACCGCTAGTCGACCCGAGCCTCGCCCCGCGAAATGACACCAAAACATGACGACAGGCCCAAGCCTGAAAACACACTGCTTTCGAGTTCGCTTTGCAAAACGGCCAAGGCCCCCCTTAACGCGATGCCCTGAGTTTGGCTGTTGAACAAATGGGGGAGTTGCATCCTTTTCGCACCCACCGGGAATAGCAACCTTCCGGGTTCTTGGTACCAATCCGAGATTTAAACGCGATCAGCTGTGGCGGCTGCAGTGCCCCTTGCGGTGACTCAATCACGCCACTGGCGAATGTTTCATCACGCCTCGCCACCGTTTTCATCAGGATACCCGAACTCAAGGAGTATCCCGATTGCTTTTTCTTTGTCGAGCAGTCGGTATACGACTGCGGCACCCTCGGCGCACCGGAAGTACGGCACTTGCACAACATCGTTCAGCTCAATGCAGCCGTATTGCAGGTCATTCTGAAGTTGAGAGAAAAACATCTCCATGTCGGGCATCATCTCGAAGCAGCGATCGGCCTGATGTTTGTCGAACATTCCAATCTGACCAAACGCGAACGTCACTTCCCCGACGGGTTCACCCGTGCTTTCCTGGTTGGATTGCTTTGCCTCAAAACCGATCGGTTCACCAGCCTCATCAAAAATGGCTGCGATGCTGTATTCACCGGGAGGCATTTCGATATCAAGTCCCGAGTCAAAGTACATGCTGGTATCGCAAACGCGAAGCACGCTGCCTCGGAGCAACAGATTCACCCCGGTCGGTTCAATCAAACTTTCATTCATTTCCGACTTGCCCCATCCTTTCTGAAACATCGCCCGAAATAGTTGCAAGCCATACGCTACTCCCAGTCGACTTCAGGAAAATCATATCTTTCTCGGATCCGATCTTCCAAGCGTGCAAGCAACCTAGGCTTTTCCCACCCAATCTCCGCGGGAGGATGACAGAGCGGGGATTCAATACAACCGAAATCGAAATGGATTTGCTCGGCATGTCGGATCAGCAGGACCGCCAAAATCTCAACTGGGAACAAGGTGAATGGTAGTGTCTCAAAAGGCGGGTAGTCGTCCAGCACTTCAAGACTTAACGCCGCTCTATTTACAGCCAGGAGATCGATAGCATCCTGGATGTCACGAATCGAATCAGCGGACCACAGAGGATAATACATGCCCATACCAATTGCAGTGCTCCACTCGGGCTTTGCTTTCACCCCAATCGTTTCAGCCGCCAGCTGGAAACACAGGCACTCGAATTCGTTTGGTGGTTGAGGCCTTAGCTTCGATCCTTGTTTTGCTTCAGTTTCGACTAGAAAGCGGGCCGTCCATTCTCCGACACTCCTAGTACTACAGCGCTAAGTTTTGGGCCATCGGCATCGTGTGATGCTTTCGGGGTCGATACCGAGTTCGGCGTATCTGTCGAGCTTCGTTTGCGTATGGCTGATGCGAGCCGCTACGTTGCGTGATTGATGGTAGTTGATCCGTGAGGCGACCTGATCAAGCAACATGCGACGACTCTCACGAGGGAGTGACCAGCTGACAACGATTGCGTCGACCGCGTCGCGAATTTGCTGAATTGTCCACTCCGGATTTTTTTTCCCGCTCCTGCTGGCAGGTTTGCGAAAGAAACAGATAGCTCAACGACGTGATGATCAAGTGGCGTTTCAGACCCAAATATCGGCGCCCCTCGTAACAGTCTAAGCCGACCTCTTGTTTCTGATCCTCGAAACAACGTTCCACTCGCCATCGCTGAAACGCAACCTGTAGTAGCATCGCCATCGAAGCGAACTCGCTCGCGTTGCTGACGAAGAATTTCAGTTCGCCGTCAAGCACGTTTCTCGCGACCACCAACCACAGAGACAGCCCCGGTAGTCCGTCGCTGCCTTTGAGTGTGACGCGAACCCGCTTGGCTTCCCAGATGATGGGACCTTTCTCGCCGTCTTTGACGCGGTAGCGTTTCCAGCGTTTCGCTTTCATCGCTTCGCCGTGCCAGAACACTGTTTCAACACTTCGCGGCGAACTTTCCCCGCTCTTGACGCGGGGTGTCTTGCGACCTCGGCCGCGGCCGCCCTTGCGATAGGGCTGCTCGGTCACTTCGGGATGCTTCTCCCAAACCGAAAACGTTCGCGGCACTTCAAGCACAAACTTCTGATCGCGGTCGGCAAGAGCTTCCAGGAATCCAGGTTTACCGCCGTAGCCTTCGTCAGCGGTTAGCCAAGGATATTCAATCCCCTCCTCCTTACTGCGATCAAGCAATTCCAACGCGATCTGCCACTTGGGGCGATAGACCATCTCATCGGGAATGCCGGCGGCGGCACAACGCTCGCGGTCGTTACTCCAGCTCTCGGGGAGGAACAGTTCACCATCGACCATGCAGTGAAAGTCTTCGTTCGCCGCAGCCAGATGAACCGTGACGATACAGTTCTCCTGCTTGCCGACTTTGCCGCACCACTGTCGTTGCACGCCAGGCGTTTTGTCGCCCTTCTTGACGTCGCTGGTTTCGTCAATGATCGCGACAGTGTTCTTGTTGACATGCTCATCACGGACGATGTGGATCAGCCTCCTGCGAAGTCCATCTTCGTCCCACCGATGCTGGGCGATAAATTCCTGCAAGGTTCGCACCGGTGTACCGGCTTGCAACGCAATCGGCTCCACACTCTTGGCGTCCAGGTCGGAAAGTTGACCACGGACATAGGTCGTCAAATGAGCCCTCGTGTCGCTTCGTCGAAAACAATCGCCAAAGCGAGCCAAGTAAGCATTTAACCGATCTTCGAGTTGTTCCAGTTCAGCGACATCCATGCCAAGCTCTCCGTGCAGCAAACAAAATCTCCAGCTGCTATTCTCAGCGAAAAGCCCGGCCCTCTACAACACCAGTTAGCGCTGTAGCACTAGACTTGGTTGCTAAAGCAGTGCAATAGATCAGCGAAGCTCTGTTCATGACACCTGGATGAGCATGCGGGAATCCCATAGCAAAATCGAGTTTGAACTCAGTCAAAAAATATTGGAGCGATGTAGCAATGAGTTCCCATCCCATGTCGACACGGGATGCATCAAACATTTCAATCGCATGAGCCGCGGTCAGAGCGGCAAGGGATGCTGAACCTGAAAGATACTTTCCAAACTCATTCTCAGTGGGTTCTGAGAGTTCTGAATCAATTTTTTTAGTGACTCTGCGAATGTCGGACTGAAAGAAGTCTGAATTGCTCACGATGCTTCGCCATTCACGCTTGGCCCAGTCTTTTTTGATGCGTGGCGTGGGTTGATGTGTCATGGTCGTATTTCTAGTTCCGTTTGCTAATGAGGCTGCTAGCATGATACGCAAGTCTGCTGGTCGTGGAACGCTGGATAGTTGAAACGCGGAGCAAACGGAGAAGCAGAGATCGCGGAGTTGATTCCGACGGTTGCTTTCCTCCGTAAACTCCGCGACTCCGCGTTTCAATTGCCCACGTGAATTGCCGCCAATGAACCGAGGCGACCTTGCGTACAGCGACTGTTTCATCATAGCGACAACTCGGCACCACATTCTCTTCTCAGGAAGTTCGGTGCTTGGCACGTTGTCGATTTTTGCGGCTTCCATCGCGTTACAATCGGAGGCGAACGGTTTTCGACTTTCGTCACCTAACCATGGATTGAGCTGGAATGAAAAACGGGCAACGATTCCTTCACCTGCAAGTTTCTATCCGCGTCATGCTTTTGGCTCTATCGGCATTCGCTGGAGTGTTCGCTCTCGTCGCTCGGCGAGAAGCACAACGCCGTGAATTGATCGCGACCATTGAGAAAATTGGCGGATCTGCGACGCTCGGCGACTCCGAGTCCTGGCTGTTTCCAAGCATCTCCGTGGAATCCGTCACTGTGCCCTACGCTGCTCTCGGGCAAATTGAGCTGCTTGAACTGGAGACGCTCATCCAACCGAAACAGTTGACTGTTTCTCGATACGAATTACGGCCTTGCGAGGACTCCGATTTCGATCGCTACTACATGGACCTCCAATACAAGCTTACCCCAGAGGGCTCACTCGCATCTCAGTCTGGCAGCGAACTCCGAGACCTGCCGCTGAACCCTGCATCTCGCTCTCGCTAAACCGACACGCCTGATTCGGCTCGACCTTCAATTCGGTAACCGCAACTACGCGATGAAGAATCTCCCACGAATTGGATTTGGAGTCGTTTGGCTAATCCGCAGAAAATACGTTTCGCCAACTGCGGTCTCGAAATCGACAGACTCGAACGTCCACTGGCTCAGCAAAATTGCACCAGCCGCATACTCGGCCACGGCGTTTCCTGAACGACATCCGACTCGCTCGCTCTCACGCGGAGCCGAGCTCGGATTTGTGAAGCGGCCAACAATCGCACGTAGTTTTGGTAAAGCCCAAAAAGCGTGCTCAACGCAGCAGCATCGCCGTTTCGCGCTGCCGGGAGCAGACGGTCAACTTGGGAATAGTCGGAGTTTTTCGGTAATTTCAATTCAACTTCCTGACTCTCTCAGCTTGCCACGGACACAGACACTTCCAGGTGATACGCTCGTCCCCAGGCTCCCGCATGGGAACGCAATGCTCCCAAGGCTCCCGCCTCGCCACACAGCAGGCAGAGCCTGCCATGCACCAGGTTCCCACGCAGAGCCTGAGAACCAGCATCGTTCCAGGAAAGCTTTTTCAGGCGATGCTGAGGAAGGCCGTCGCCCTCAATACCAATGCGTCTGAACTTTCCGTCTCGCGTTCGCCCCAGCTGCACAAGACAAACTGACGCCCCCGTTTGCCGGAACTCGCCCGCGTCGAGGGAGCCTCTCTGGAACGCTGGGTGCAAAAGTCCATTTTACCTCGAGCGATTTTTTCGATTTACCTTGGGGGATTCGAAGCTCTTGATTCCATGCAGGGCCACAGTTTCCGCACGTCGCCAGCAAACCCTTCGTCGACCGTCGTCGAGACCACACTGAATGTTGGGCGATCGCTGATCACGCGTCTGAGTGCCTTTTTCACACGCGACGAATTGAACGAACGCAAGATGACATGATCGATCCAGGATTCATAGACAGAGCGAAACGGAAGAAGGACTTCGTCGCCGAAATCATCCTCGTGGATTCGCTTCAAAACCTTCAGCAAATTCGCGATCGCAGGCGTCGAGTACAACAAATCGTTCATGGGTGAATGGCTCTCGTTGTCTGCGTTGGTAATGCGGACCGCAAGAGTCGAGCTGAGATAGTCGGTCGTCCAGAGCACACTGTCGAAATCTACGCTTCTCGAAACCAAAAGGTCTGACACCTGCATCCAGACCGGATGCAACGCCTTCTCTGCGTT of the Rhodopirellula baltica SH 1 genome contains:
- the xerC gene encoding tyrosine recombinase XerC, which translates into the protein MRTAITRFLQYMATERNASDLTIKAYREDLFAFAEWIGQAEAGRIQLDSLTPQQLRQFQAALQQAGYARTTIARKLASLRSFFKFAMREGMASSNPAKPLRNPRSSRKLPHVLTSEEVGRLLVAPPAISEAGLRDRAILETMYSSGLRVSELVGLRDGDLDFSQGITRVRGKGRKERISPLGSYAIKAIQAYAGRRSRSPESEKLGRAAPVFVNRFGNILTTRSVGRMLEKYIAKAELDTRTSPHTLRHSFATHLLDRGADIRSVQELLGHKSLTTTQIYTHVSAANLRQVYEKAHPRSA
- the rpiB gene encoding ribose 5-phosphate isomerase B, producing MSQNADSVSPIRLAVGGDHAGFALKQLVVERFGSQVTSLIDCGTDDETSCDYPDFAVEVAERINSGEADRGLLICGSGVGVSVAANKITGIRAAICHDTYSARQGVEHDDMNVLCIGGRIIGSELAFEIISSFLNAKYTPEERHQRRLDKILALECD
- a CDS encoding AAA family ATPase encodes the protein MNSPSPNPSEDRPSKHSQSDRFAREPEVVQIGGVELKLAHPYEAAGDWIGQNELLMQLLACWLTVDETDIPLTPRLIGSPGVGKTQLAIAATKRQGLPLYIYQCTADTRPEDLLITPVLSRGGEIAYHASPLVSAMITGGVCILDEGNRMNEKSWASLAPLFDTRRYVESIVAGITIPASPEFRSAVTMNQDESTFEIPDYILSRLQPTLQVGFPNKQDEMAILQYHLPFAEPEMLALTVDFLQRSHELKLDFSPRDGINLLRFAIKRMKQNPSHPVAHDAAWQEALEKCLGDEAVDLESLAERRKRTLGGDAVPLGLADLFFDSDDPLHPDREDDDDDDLI
- a CDS encoding glycosyltransferase, which produces MKMKIACVIHSLDGGGAERVMAGLASRLADREHSVTLITLDDGKHDRHEVDPRVSRLSIDVLSTPGNTVSLWSRTLRLRSTIASGNFDVVLSFCDATNWLTLLATRGLGVPVVVSERSDPKHQSLGRAREFLRRQLYPKAYRVVCLSDDVAVTLQSQTRCHTLVIPSAIEVPKEFRTRLKPITERQSDPGQAKCHLVAVGRLEREKGFDRLIRSLGDLPDDAPDWELTIHGEGSQRDHLESLASKLNLASRVKFPGWTRPIWPVYQSADCFVLPSRYEGFPSALLEAMACSTAVLTVDAGGAVREIIDHGRNGWLVTNDDAALRAGLLHCLTSTELRERFAAQAGEVTDRYGWPAMVDAYEACLQDACKQQRRD
- a CDS encoding IS701-like element ISRba4 family transposase yields the protein MDVAELEQLEDRLNAYLARFGDCFRRSDTRAHLTTYVRGQLSDLDAKSVEPIALQAGTPVRTLQEFIAQHRWDEDGLRRRLIHIVRDEHVNKNTVAIIDETSDVKKGDKTPGVQRQWCGKVGKQENCIVTVHLAAANEDFHCMVDGELFLPESWSNDRERCAAAGIPDEMVYRPKWQIALELLDRSKEEGIEYPWLTADEGYGGKPGFLEALADRDQKFVLEVPRTFSVWEKHPEVTEQPYRKGGRGRGRKTPRVKSGESSPRSVETVFWHGEAMKAKRWKRYRVKDGEKGPIIWEAKRVRVTLKGSDGLPGLSLWLVVARNVLDGELKFFVSNASEFASMAMLLQVAFQRWRVERCFEDQKQEVGLDCYEGRRYLGLKRHLIITSLSYLFLSQTCQQEREKKSGVDNSANSRRGRRNRCQLVTPS
- a CDS encoding lipase family protein, whose protein sequence is MWHNEVADLLIRNGVIQMSKPSDALELKPIAGVVQDPNEVPVVVHSDVKGAIEDMTFLQKSLLFAELAMVAYNDEREATVAAAMVGFSDVTFFDHDGSQAYRFRNDHDCVIACRGTEPNEWNDIRADANAASVLAETAGKVHRGFKTEVDDLWPMLETALVGNEQPVWFCGHSLGGAMATICAGRCYLSHIKSVPRGLFTYGSPRVGDKRYINYVELPHYRYVNNNDIVTRVPPAWMGYRHCGTEVYINRNGRIGHLGMIRKRRDRWHGFLRGLKRFRVDHFSDHPLHNYIDPILEAVRKEQDAMGRGESAVDASDLTGQDPKTEAS